The Faecalibacterium sp. I3-3-33 DNA window CGCCCCGGGCAGAGAACCGCTCGATGGCGGCAGAGGTCTTGGCCATCTGCATCAGGCTGAAAATGCCCTCCTGCATCCGGGCGCCGCCGCTGGCCGAGAAGATGATCAGCGGCAGGTGCTTTGCGGTGGCGTGCTCCACGGCGCGGGTGATCTTTTCGCCCACGGTGGTGCTCATGCTGCCCATAAAGAACCGGCTGTCCAGCACCGCAGCCACCACCGGGGTGCCCTCGATGCGCCCCGTGGCGGTGATCACAGCTTCTTTCAGGCCGGTCTTGCCGGTCTGTGCTTCCAGCTTTTCCGGGTAGCCGGGAAACTGCAGCACATCCTGCGGGGCAAGGTCGGCGTCCAATTCCCGGAAGCTGCCCTTGTCAAGGACGAGGCTCAGGCGGTAGTACCCGCCGATGGGCAGGTGCACCCCGCAGTTGGGGCAGACGTACTGCGCCTTGTTCCAGATCTGGCGGGTGGCGCGGCGTCCGCACTTTTTGCATTCCACGAACTGCGGGTCGTTCCACACGGCACCCGCATCCCGCCGGGCTTTCAGCTGGAAGGTGCGCTCCCGCATGCTGCCCGGCAGCAGGTCTTTGATACTGTTCATCGCGTTTCGCCTCGGTCAGCCTCAGACATGGGCATTGATGTAGTTGAAGATATCGCCCACGGTCTTGAGGTTTGCCAGCTCCTCATCGGGGATGGACACGCCGCAGGCCTCTTCCAGTGCCATGTTCAGCTCCACAGCGTCCAGGCTGTCGGCCTCCAGATCCTCGGTCAGGCTGGCCTCCATGGTCACCTTGTCCTCATCGCAGCTCAGGGTATCGACAACGATCTTCTTCATTTCCTCGAAAGTCATGGTAGTATTCTCCTTTATGTTCTATGGTTGTTTTTAATTATTTACCTAAAAGTTGTGAGGTATCGAACACGACCATTATAGCCAAACCGTCGGATAAGTCAATGGTTTTAGTTAAAGATTTTTATCTTTTACATTTTTGTCACAGTTTGCTTCCTTTATATATAGGGGCACCCACAGGGCACAAAAAGGCCGCTGCACAGTACTTTGTGCAGCGGCCTTTCCCGCAATAATAATATTTCTTATTCCAGCCCGATCTGCTGGGCGTATTCTTCCAGCAATTCCCGCTCAAGGAAGGGGGTCTTGACGCCCTCGCGGTCGCGGTAGGTCTCGTGACCCTTGCCGATGACGGCGATCAAATCGCCCTCCTGTGCGTGATCCACCGCGTAGTGCAGTGCATCCAGACGGTCGGGGATCTCCACGAACTTTGCGTCCGGGTTGCCCTTGTTCATGCCCTCACGGATATCGGCGATGATATCCTCCACCTTTTCAAAGCGGTTGTTGTCCTCAGTGAGGATGGAGAAATCGGCCATCTTGGCGCAGATCTCGCCCATGCCGTAGCGGCGCAGCTTGGAGCGGTTGCCGCCGCAGCCGAACACCACCACCAGACGGTGGGGCTTGTAAGCGCGCAGGGTGGTAAGCAGGCTCTCGGTGGATACCTCGTTGTGGGCGTAGTCCAGCAGGATGGTGAACTTTTTGCTGATGGGCACAAGCTCCACACGGCCCTTGACCACGCACTTGCCCAGACCGTCGTGGATGGCGGCATCCGGCAGACCCAGCACCTTGCCCACAGCCAGCGCAGCCAGCGCGTTGTACACGCTGAACTCGCCGGGCATATTCACCTTGACGTCCATCTCATCCTTGCCGGTAACGTGGAAGGCAACGCCCAGAAAATCGTGGGTGCGCATTAGCTCATAGCCGGTCTCGCGGTAGTCGGCCTTTTCATCGCGGCCATAGGTTACCAGCTTGCAGGTGTGGCCCTCCAGCAGGGCAGCGGTGTTCTCGTCGTCGATATTCACCACGCCCACATCACAGCGCTTGAACAGCTGTCCCTTCCAGCTGCGGTACTCCTCAAAGGTCTTGTGCTCGCCGGGGCCGATGTGATCCGGCGAAAGGTTGGTGAACACACCCACATCGTAGTGCACGCCCGCCACACGGTCCATCATCAGACCCTGACTGGACACTTCCATCAGCGCGGTGTCGCAGCCGGCATCCAGAAACTCACGGAAGGTCTTTTGCAGCTCGTAGCTTTCCGGGGTGGTGTTGGCGGTGTCCTTGTGGCGTCCCATATAGTAGATGCCGTTGGTGCCGATCATGCCCACCTTGCGGCCTGCGGCTTCCAGCACGCTCTTGATCATGTGGGTAGTGGTGGTCTTGCCCTTGGTGCCGGTGACGCCGATCATGGTCATCTGCCGGGCAGGATTTCCAAAGAGGTTGGCGCTCATCAGTGCCATGGCGTAGCGGCTGCTCTCCACCTTGACCACGGTCACACCGGACAGGTCAGAAAGGTCGATGTCGTGCTGAATGACCAGCGCGCTGACCCCCTTGGCGGCGCAGTCGGCGGCAAACGCGTGGCTGTCCCGCTGGGTGCCCACGATGCACACGAACAAAAGCCCCGGGGCAGCCTTGCGGCTGTCGTAGATGATATCTGCGATCTCAGTATCCAGACTGCCCTGCACAAGGGTAAAGGGCACGCCTTCCATCAGTTGTTCCAGCTTCATACAGTCTCCTCCAAAGAGCTTCTTTACATGGGGTTTTCTTCTTCGTTGGCCGTCATGCGGTCAGGGTGGGTCAGGGGCAGCTGCTCGGTGTCCGTTTCAGCCGCCGGTTCGGTGGTATCCGTGGGCGTAGCGTCCTCGGTGCTTTCCGTGCTGTCGGCGGTATCCTCGGCCGGGGCGGGTTCCTCGGCCTTGGGCGGCACCACATAGCCGGAGGGCAGGGTGGGCTCGCCCTGTGCAAAATAGATCTTGCGGGTGCTGCTGGCGCTGGTATGGCTGAAGTCCAGCCGCCCGGTGTCGGTGGGGCCGCAGCCCTTGCCATCGGCGTTGGTCAGCACATAGCGGGCGCGGTCCAGCTTATAATCCAGATCGTTCAGCGTACCCAGCAGCACGCTGATGCGGTCCTGATACAAAAAGGCGATCTGCTCGGTGTCTGCCACTTCCAGCCGTGTCACATCCTGCGACAGGCCGTATTCCTCCAGCTTGCTGCGCAGTGTGCGCAGCGCTTCCATGCGGGCAGTCTCGGTGCTCACCGCACTTTCGCTTTCGGCGGCTTCGGAGCCGGAAGCACTTGCCGCGTCTGCGTCGTCCACAAACCAGAAGCCCTGTCCCGGGGTGGTGTCCTGCAGCTTGCCGCCGTACAGGGTGCAAAGCCCCTCGGGCTGGGTGCTTTCCTCAGACAGGATCTTCCATTTGTCCGAGATCACAAGCCACTTACTGCCGTTTTGCACCGCGTAGGCGGGCACAGCCTCGGTCACCTGCACCACCACGGTGTTGGGGTAGTCCCGGATCACCTTGATGGAGCCCAGCAGCGGGAAGTTCTGCTCCAGTACAGCGGCCTTTTCGCCGGGCTCAAAGCTGAAGATGTTCTCTTCCAGCTGCACGCCCATCCGCTGCAAAATGCTGTCTGCGGAGTAGCCCGCGATCTCGGTCACCTGCTTGCCGTCCGGGGTCTGCACCTGAATGGAGTTGATGCGGAACAGCATGGTCATGGTCAGGTAGATGCCTGCGCCAATGACGCACAGCAGCATGGCAAAGGCGGTCAGGCGGCGCAGCATCCGGCGGCGGCGCAGGGTAGCACGGGTCACCTTGCGCTTTTTGCGCTGTTCCCGCCGGGCAGGGCTTTGCTGCGGGGCGCTCTGCGCCGGGCGCAGGCGCTGGCCGCTGCCCGCCGGGTGCTGCCGGTTTGCATTCTGGTAATTCTGGTTTTTCTGGCTGTTCTGCCCGCTGCGGGCATTGTTTGCCGGGCGGCGCTGCTTGCCGCCAGATTTCGCGTTTTTGGGTCTGCTGCCGGAGGGGTGCTGGGTGGTATTGCTCCCCTGCGCCGGGCGGCGGTTCTGGGACTGGGTGGGGAACTGGATGCTGTTATCTGCCCGGGAGGAGCGCACGCTGCCGTTGGCGCTGCGGGAGGGCGGGCGGCTGAGCGGCTCGCCGTTGTAGCCGTAGCGGCTGCTGCCGGTGCTCCGGGGCG harbors:
- a CDS encoding UDP-N-acetylmuramoyl-L-alanyl-D-glutamate--2,6-diaminopimelate ligase, with the protein product MKLEQLMEGVPFTLVQGSLDTEIADIIYDSRKAAPGLLFVCIVGTQRDSHAFAADCAAKGVSALVIQHDIDLSDLSGVTVVKVESSRYAMALMSANLFGNPARQMTMIGVTGTKGKTTTTHMIKSVLEAAGRKVGMIGTNGIYYMGRHKDTANTTPESYELQKTFREFLDAGCDTALMEVSSQGLMMDRVAGVHYDVGVFTNLSPDHIGPGEHKTFEEYRSWKGQLFKRCDVGVVNIDDENTAALLEGHTCKLVTYGRDEKADYRETGYELMRTHDFLGVAFHVTGKDEMDVKVNMPGEFSVYNALAALAVGKVLGLPDAAIHDGLGKCVVKGRVELVPISKKFTILLDYAHNEVSTESLLTTLRAYKPHRLVVVFGCGGNRSKLRRYGMGEICAKMADFSILTEDNNRFEKVEDIIADIREGMNKGNPDAKFVEIPDRLDALHYAVDHAQEGDLIAVIGKGHETYRDREGVKTPFLERELLEEYAQQIGLE
- a CDS encoding cell division protein FtsQ/DivIB, yielding MMQQNRDRNGRPRNTRPYDLNRDVARTSAPSQNNTPRSTGSSRYGYNGEPLSRPPSRSANGSVRSSRADNSIQFPTQSQNRRPAQGSNTTQHPSGSRPKNAKSGGKQRRPANNARSGQNSQKNQNYQNANRQHPAGSGQRLRPAQSAPQQSPARREQRKKRKVTRATLRRRRMLRRLTAFAMLLCVIGAGIYLTMTMLFRINSIQVQTPDGKQVTEIAGYSADSILQRMGVQLEENIFSFEPGEKAAVLEQNFPLLGSIKVIRDYPNTVVVQVTEAVPAYAVQNGSKWLVISDKWKILSEESTQPEGLCTLYGGKLQDTTPGQGFWFVDDADAASASGSEAAESESAVSTETARMEALRTLRSKLEEYGLSQDVTRLEVADTEQIAFLYQDRISVLLGTLNDLDYKLDRARYVLTNADGKGCGPTDTGRLDFSHTSASSTRKIYFAQGEPTLPSGYVVPPKAEEPAPAEDTADSTESTEDATPTDTTEPAAETDTEQLPLTHPDRMTANEEENPM
- the acpP gene encoding acyl carrier protein, encoding MTFEEMKKIVVDTLSCDEDKVTMEASLTEDLEADSLDAVELNMALEEACGVSIPDEELANLKTVGDIFNYINAHV
- the accD gene encoding acetyl-CoA carboxylase, carboxyltransferase subunit beta yields the protein MNSIKDLLPGSMRERTFQLKARRDAGAVWNDPQFVECKKCGRRATRQIWNKAQYVCPNCGVHLPIGGYYRLSLVLDKGSFRELDADLAPQDVLQFPGYPEKLEAQTGKTGLKEAVITATGRIEGTPVVAAVLDSRFFMGSMSTTVGEKITRAVEHATAKHLPLIIFSASGGARMQEGIFSLMQMAKTSAAIERFSARGGLYISVLTHPTTGGVTASFASLGDIMLAEPGALIGFAGPRVIEQTIGEKLPAGFQRSEFQYEHGFVDKVVPRTEMRETLAQLLRLHA